From Arachis hypogaea cultivar Tifrunner chromosome 3, arahy.Tifrunner.gnm2.J5K5, whole genome shotgun sequence:
tcttcaagaggaagaactagccgccgtcactaaggtggacccgttctttaattttcttgttattttttcttctgtgttttcgatttttatgctttatgttttgactatgtttgtgtctttattacatgatcattagtatctagtgtctatatcttaaagctatgaatgttccatgaatctcaCACCTTTCTTTAATGAAAGATGtttctatttgcaaaagaacaagaagtacatgaattttgaaatttatcttgaaatttgtttaattattttgatgtggtggaaatactttttattttctgaatgaatgcttgaacagtgcatattttttatagtaaagtttatgaatgttaaaattgttggctcttgaaagaataatgaaaaaagagaagtgttattgataatctgaaaaatcataaaattgattcttgaagcaagaaaaagcagtgaaaaacataaagcttgcgaaaaaaatggcaaaaaataaagaaaaagaaagaaaaagaaaaagcaagtagaaaaagccaatagccctttaaaccaaaaggcaagggtaaaaaggatctaaggctttgagcattaatggaaaggagggcccaaaggaataaaatcctggcctaagcggctaattcaagctgtccctaaccatgtgcttgtgtcatgaaggtccaagtgaaaagcttgagactgagtggttaaagtcgtgatccaaagtaaaaagagtgtgcttaagaactttgggaacctctaactggggactctagcaaagctgagtcacaatttgaaaaggttcacccagttatgtgtctgtggcatttatgtatccggtggtaatactggaaaacaagatgcttagggtcacggccaagactcataagtagctgtgttcaagaatcaatatactaaactaggagaatcaataacaccatctgaattctgagttcctatggatgccaatcattctgaacttcaaaggataaagtgagatgccaaaaatgttcagaagcaaaaagctactagtcccgctcatctaattagaactaagcttcattgatattttgaaatttattgtatattctcttctttttatcctattttgtttttggttacttggggacaagcaacaatttaagtttggtgttgtgatgagcggataatttatacgctttttggcattgtttttacatagtttttagtatgttttagttactttttaatatatttttattagtttttatgcaaaaatcatatttctggactttactatgagtttgtgtgtttgtctgtaatttcaggtattttttggctgaaatttagggacctgagcaaaagtctgattcagaggctgagaaaggactgcagatgctgttggattctgaccctcctgtgctcgaagtggattttctggagctatagaagcccaattggcgcgctctcaattatgttggaaagtagacatcttgtgctttccagcaatgtataatagtccatactttgcccgagatttaacggcccaaactggcgtctaaacacCCACCAGAGacccctttttggcgttaaatgccggaactggcatcAGAACTGGagctaaacgcccaaactggcatccaagctcgcgtttaactccaagaatggcctatgcacgtgaaatcttcaaagctcagcccaaatacacaccaagtgggccctggaagtgaatttctgcactatctgcacttagttacttattttctgtaatccctagtaactaatttagtataaatagcactttttactattgtattagagagcttatgccatttttcacatttggaaGGCTggtcatttggccatgcctagacctttttctcttatgtattttccaacggtggagtttttacacctcatagattaaggtgcggagctctgctgttcttcatgaattaatgcaagtactattgtttctctttcaaattcacgcctacttcttctccaagatatactctcgttcttaattcagttaagtcagaatgaaggggtgactcgtgacaatcacccactatcttcgttactcacttagccaagatccacgtgcctgactaccacaagcggtctacatgatgttcaacgtagtcattggacgatagctggagtatagtctcttggatctctgatccacggaccgagtccgtaaggttagaaccttcgtggtataggctagaaacaattggcaacattcctgagatccggaaagtctaaaccttgtctgtggtatttcgagtaggatctgggacgggatgactgtgacgagcttcaaactcacgactgttgggcacagtgatagtgtgcaaaaggatagagagatcctattccgacacaagtgagaaccgacagatgattagtcatgcggtatctgtacctggtatttttcatccgagacgaaaaatccaacagttgattagccgtacagaaatcgtagccggaccattttcactaagaggatcatacaacttgccatggaaaggagcacgcatgattggatgaagacaataggaaagcagaggttcagaagcaacaaagcatctccaaacgcttactgaaattcccaccaatgatttacataagtatctttattttaatttacgttttatttatctttcaattatcaaacctcgtaaccatttgaatccgcctgactaagatttataggatgaccataacttgcttcaagccgacaatctctgtgggatcgacccttactcgcgtaatattttattacttagacgacccagtgcacttgctagttagttgtgcagaattgcaaaagtgtgattgcaatttcgtatACCAAATCCTGAAATTggtttatctaaccaatcaacttGCTCTCAAGAAACATCATCAAGAGGTACTAAACGCAAAACAACCATGAGTGATAAATTAGAATCAGAAATAGAAAGAATGAGTCAACGCATTCAAGCATTGACTGAGATGATGAAAGATGGAAATTATTTTTATGAGAGATCAATTAATATTGCTGAAAAGCAAGTGTTAACAGCTGAAGAACAAGTGCATATAGATAAGGAGCAAGTTCAAATTGCTAAACAACAAGTGCGAATAGCTGAAAGGGGTCTTGTAATTCTTGAGCAAAGTAGGCCTCGAATTTACTTTGAAAATGACGTGTGGACTGAGTTAGAGAATTCGGATGTGATGCCAGAGTTGCGCATGAGGTGTTATCGCTTTTTATGTAGAGAAGATAAAGCTAAGAGAGAATTTTTTGATGTTCCAACTGACGTACACTTTGCCACATTATATGAATTGATGAAAGAAGTTGGTGCACTCTAGGAACAATAGTCCTAGTAATGTGGCTAATATTTTGAGACTGGCACAAATATAACTTTAACATCAAAAAAGGTACTAGTATCTTCATATTTTGTAGGTAACATATGTATGACttaaataaggtttataatgaAAATACCTCATGTCTTTGTACTTTGTGACTTGCATTACTATAATTATTGTTAACTATGTTATAAGTAATGAGTTAGTCAAAGAAGTCTATGCTATTAGTAATGACTTGATCAAAGAGATTCCAGTATTAAGTTTGTTTGTTTCATatgtaaattttgtttttaactgACCTTAACATGTTATTATGTAAgactttttttatatgtatttgtaAGTGTAATATAAGACATAATATATTAATCAAATGATATAATATAATCGGTTAACCTCTTTAAAACGATGTACATATATTTATTGATTTGgatattttttcttcttaaaattaTCTCCCGTTTATATATTGGGATgagtattaaataaaaataaaatttataaaccctaattttgtgattattattattattattattattattattattattattattattattattatataaaatttatattgttatattttaaatataattaaattttgttgttattatttaataacatttataaatatttacataataattacatatatacataataatattactatataatataaaagataatattattattattatataacttaatttaattttttttcttttttttttaaataaataatataaattattgatctTTTAATATCTTTTCATCTTATTTTTTCTCTATCcaaatatatctataaaaattaaattttatttttattttctttttttatttttttcattcaatttctttccttcttatttcttttcgtTCCCAAACAAAGAGTTAAGAAGCCATCCTAACAGTGTTCTGCCCCACGTGTCGTCGTAGAGAAAGTTTAGTTTTTGTCTTTTTGAGGGAAGAGTGTAGTGCTTTCTGCTTTGTTATCTTGACCGcataacttttatatattaatcAGATCTTGCCACCTTTCATTGTTGTTAAATGCCAACGGCTTGGATGCGGGAATCTTTATGGACCTTCAtggaagaaaacaaaataataataataataataataataataacaaaaacgacaacaaaaacataataataataataataataataataataataataataataataataataaaaacaaaaacaaaataaaaaaagaaagaaagaagaagaatgaatatgCCAACGAGCGTGTAGTTTAACCAGTTGTTCTATCTAGATAAGAAAACTCAAAGTTGTTCTTTCTAAGTTCTAATACATTCACAAATATTTAACTTAAAAgcctttttgaaaatttgggtTAAAATGATTCTTTAATTTTAGCCGTctattatactttttctaaatttatactatttaaaccAATGATACAATTCCACCGAtatcattaattatatatatgaagATGAAGGTAACAAGACAAAAAGACATGAATGAATCTATTTTGTTCAACAAGTACGATCATTTGGCCCTATACATAAGACTTGTCCCATAGTTTTCAAGCATCATATCCAACTTTTTATAAATTTGCGTCTAATTTAAGGATTCTTTTCATATACTGATCTCCAAAATCACGTACAATTATACTTTTTATAtagaatttgtaaaaaaatacgtcacatcaaaaaataaaataaaaatatcgttgtatatatacaaataattaatttactgataaaaattttatataataaatacaagtatataggttattttaaatatttacacGTCAAAATAcgtataaatatagaatatagtctgtcttataatataaataaaataatcattaaTAAATCTCACTTTTATTATGATGAAGATGTGTAAGAGTCTCTGATTTGCCAAACTATATTTTagtaatcaaataaataataagccgataatacaatatatgaatgataAACGTCTTTTTAACAAAGTGTATTAATAAAGCAACATCTACGAAAACGACAAACGTAAAAGTTGAGCTGGATCccacaatataataataattaatcaaccaaTAGAATACAACGTAAACTGAGGTATTCGGTGATGGTGTTTAACTATTGAGTGCAAATAATACTGTCTATTCTATGAATATTATTCACTATCAGCTGTCAACGTTAGTTAGTAAATTATTCTGCACAATTCATACATGTTTTATAATACTTTGAAAACATGTAGGTACTAATATACTATCTACtactttattattaataataactaattattatattttaaatatatataaaaaattatatttaaaaaatatatttataaaaatatttttattaaatataattataaaaaatatttttattagatatatttaaaaaatatttttattaaatataattataaataaaaattgatagaAGTTAGTAGAATTTTATTGGTAACGTAACAAAATTATAATACTTTTTttggaatcatatctttttttttatatatatagtagtaatttattgattaataataaatttttaaataaaatttaaatttataatagattaatttttaatttttggtcaaattaaaaaaattatgaaaaacaaaaaattactaatttaaaaaaattattgtatttgaatgaaaaaaataaagctCGAATAAATTTACATATAAGATATCTTTATCAGAGTGAGAAAATCTACTTAACCTAGCCAAAAATTTTGCAATGGTAGATTGTTTCAAGGATTATCTGATTATGTTAAAAAAGAAAATGTTCTTGCTTTTTATAGGCTGCGTAATGCAATATTATTGTTTTCTCATCTTAGTCGAATATATAATTGAACTAcatcaattagttaatttaaaaaagttttgtATGTATTAACTTAATTTACATGATAATTTAAAGGTGAATATAAACCTTTATTACTTCAAATTTTTTCGTCGTGCCGGGTTGGTTCAATGTTGATTTCTAATATTAAATGGAGATGTTATTTTCTTGTTTATAGAGTAGTTGATTGGAGAGAAGGTAGTGGGCCATTTTGCGAGGTTAAGTTCTAAACATTATCACGTTCCTTCATTATCTTATGCTTTTTAATTTCCATTATCATATGTGTGTATTATAATGAGAATATGCTATACCTTATAACTTGGTGCAAGGCGGCTTAACAGGACAATATAAAAGACTTGACTATATGCATATATGAATGACATATGAATTTTGAACCATTCAAGAATCTATCTAATCTCCTACCATAATACaaatatttagcattaattaaagAGGGCCACAATCTTGATAGCTAGCTATAGCTAATTGTATTCTGttaaatctaattaattaaaactGAACCATGTATACTCATAAAGCATTCTGACATAAGTCTAAAATCTTTGTTTAGTCTATTTTTTTAAGTCAacgtcaattaattttttaatttttaattttaaatttcaattataactctaataaatcctaattaaattatctaagaaaattaagaataattttataataaaaataattgatattaattaattaaaaattaatttcctatACTTCTTTCTTATATTGATTATTACATTACATGTAGGTTCGTGATGCTTACTTGTGTTATCTTGTAAATTTCTTTTAAGTGTACTTTTCGCTTCTAATAATTTTTCCTAATACTCGATTTGACtacttcagaaaacaaaaaggaaaaaatgggCAGTGTTACGGCAcgtcattttaattaattagcttGTTTGTTTTCTAGAAGGAGAactactttatttattctttACAGTTTACatcaatattttaatttctatctgTCCGTCATTATCCATCTTGTGCATGCTTGTGGGTCCTTATGCAGGAATTTTAACAAACCCTTCCAATTGATGAGAAAACAGGAAACGACTTGACATCTCTACATATGCAaccaattaatttatattatcgtAACAAATCAGCAAGGCCTTGATGCCTTTTTACAACTTTATTGAAACTATATACGTGACACTATaatatatctatatatctatctatctgtATCTATAAATCCTTATACACATGGATTTTACAAATTGCACAAACTACTACATACAGTACCGTGAAGGTAATGGAAACAAGTACAGCATCTTTTTTGTCCCGTGTCTATACAAGGCAAATTAAGACCCAACACAAACTACGTGACAATATACTATTTCTTCCCTACCCTGCCTGTATATTTTACAACCTTGACTGCTTTTTAATTTGTAATGTACACATCTTATTTCATTCAAActcattattataaaataaagcgCCCTTTTTTTTTTCGGcgttatattttataataacaaaaatgAAGGATAGATGAGTACAACATATAGTGGTCTGAGTAGAAATGCATATGAATACTAAATGAAATTATCATGAGGTAAAAATTCAGATGTAATGTGAAGTTGATTGTATCTGAGTTTCCACCTTATGTTTTGAAATGATTCACAAACCTGCATCAAAGGGGACACCAGTGCCGGGAATCCATGAACCACCAGCCAAGAAATCACCAACAGAAAACTTGACAGCTTCAGAGGGACTACTAATAACATGAAAGCCAGGCCAGTGAACCCTGCCAGCAGTGTTAGCACCAGGACCAGTGTTCATGTACTCACCATAATAGAGTGTGCTGAGAGCAAAGCTTCCACTCCATGGTTTCCAACCGGCCGGGTTAATCAAGCCGTCTAGGCCGCTCTTCATGATCACGGTTCTTGAGTACTTCTGCCATGGACGCCCAAGGAAGGTCTTGAAGGAGCCCTGAACGGATCTCATGTCGCCGGCAGCAGTTATGCGGCAGTTGTGGATCACGATGCCGGTGTTCTCGTTGGGATCGGTTCTACCTTGGGCGGTGACGGTGATGTCCTGGTTGCCCATGGGTCTTCGGACGTAGATGTTGCAGTTCTGGAGGACGCAGGCGGCGTCGCCGAAGATGAAGTCCACGGTGCCGTACACGTCGCAGTCGCGGTAGAATTGGCGCTGGGCGTAGGCGTATAAGCTGTCTTGGTAGCCCTTGAAGCTGCAGCGGTAGAAGACGGAGTGGTCGGAGCCGGACCGGAGAGCCACCGCCTGGTGCTTCCGTGGACCCGCCGTGTTCTCAAAGGTTATGTCCCGCGCTATGAACCCGTCACCGGAAACCCCTGccacaaacaaattaaatatcacaCCACCATCTTTATAACAATTTTCGTTAAtaattatttcattttcttttcttttatgtcatttataattatttaatttccttAATTAATTTCGTCCATAAGTTTTTTTAGGTATGATTAATTCATTATCTGTTTCTTAATTAATCCATGGAATATGAAAATACCGTATTTACCAACGTGGCTTAGGCTTTATAAAACACttgaaaatattttggtaaaaatttgtatatagttatctttatgtaaaattaatagataaaatttattaaataaaaatttaatttaatatattaaattatttaataatttttaattttacgtaaaaataattatatatcaattttaatcaaatattttttatgtgataATAATAAGgttgatattaaaaatattttttaagtttgaaAACAAAGTAGTGttaagaaaatatattatttaaattaatattaatgaaaggctataaatgatattagtatataataaaaataatttagtatgcagtaggagcagaaagtatatatatataaaaagttaaggaaaagtatagggtatcaACATATTATccgccaacttctgccaactcttatttatatttgtgttttatggaagtgtgttcgtagatatgtctaataattaatatattttaaatacatatataaagagacacatccagaaaatatatctataaagatacttctattaaacacagttataaaaaaaaacatttttattagacacatccacgaacacacttccatgaaacacaattataaataagagttggcagaagttggcagatatgctgttggtaacgtagcggaaccgAAAAGTTAAAGAAGGTTGGAAGAAAAGTAGCAATAATAGTAGTGATGAGATGTTGTAAAATGACATGCGAATAggaaaatgatgatgaattgatTATTGATGATCCGTATCACTTGgttgtacagaaatgagtaccgCCAGTGACAGTGCATGTCCTTTTCCGGCGTCCAGGGGTACGCTATTGGTTGATTTATCTTTGAATTGGTTcatcattattataatattttattgtaACGTGTGCATggtaagataataataatatgaatatgAAGAGTTACCAAAAGTAGCTGAACGGAAAGTGGTGGATCCATCTTGTGCGTTACCGTCAGCAGTGACAACGGTAGCGTCAATTCCATCTCCAACTATCATTATGTTCTTCACTGTCTTCTTGATATCAACATTCTCTCTGTAAACTCCTGCTTTCACGTGCACCACAACCCTCCTTCCTCCCCCAATCTTAGCCGCCGCCGCCACTCCCTCCGTTATCGTCTTGTAGTTCCCGCTCCCGTCTTGCGCCACCACCACGTCACCCTTTGGTGGTGTCGCCGCCTGAAGAAGCCTCCTATCGGAAACCGATAGCCATTCAGGGAAGCCGCCATGTCCGTGTTTGTTATGATTTGATGATGATGAAAGCAATAACCTCCTCCTTCCTCTCACTTCTTGCTCCGCTTCTAACATGGACACGGCCTTGGTGATGGACAAGGAGTTGCTGAGCAATTTGGAGAAGTTGGACAGCATGGTTGGAAAGAAGTTTAGGTGAGAATTCAAGTTGAATTCAATGAAACCGTTTTGGCATGTTTGGTGGTTTGCAATGGAAGCACTTTGCCATGTTAACTTGTCGTTTAGGTTTTTCGATTTCATTGAACGGTTCAGCTGATAAATAGTGTCCTCATAGAGCTCCAAACAATCTTCCCAAGCCATCTtggctttcttgttttctttgaagtTTTTAGGGTCCATGGTTGAGACTAGTTGATGGGCTCTAATGGCTTGGTCCATGGTGACCTTAAGGGCCATGCCGTGGAACGAATAAGAAGGTGAAGAAACATGTTCATCTTGGGTCGATAATGTATATGTAGCCGTCTCAACGTAATGCTTGCAAACATTTGGGTATGGTGTTTGATTGCATGACAATTGTTCTTTGCCATGCACACATGCAAAGAGAGAGTAAACAATAAGAATGTAACCAATGCAACAGTTCAATGAAAAGAGCTTGTCCATATTTTGTAGGATATGGCAATGCAAATAAGCTTAGGATGTGTGAGATAGAGAAGATTTTCCTAGAAATGGTTGAGTGCTTATGATGAATTGTAAGTGCAAGGAAATGGAGGTATATATAGGCTAGGAACTTGGCTTTGGTAGGCCATGCAGGTACACATATTTGTGGGTGTGGATGCACAACACATTTTCACGATGCACTTTTAAtttattagggttttttttacATACATTTTAAAATGATGTTCGCTATAGGGATAGGGATTAACTGGACCCTGCATGATGTTTACGGAACATTATTGATTACAATGTTAATTAACTAACCAATAGCTTCATACGTGTTTCATTACTTGATGCATTTATTATAAGTACATCTTATGGTAcacaattaaaataataataataaattaacagtCATTATTAGGctgaagaaaataataatatatataatccaTCTAGGCGTCCCAAAAGCTCAATGACTTAGCTTGTATATCACATTATTTTAAACAGATGACTTAGAAATGATGTTCAAGTcactaataaagtaataatattGTTTTCCACAAATTAAAATTCGATACTGTGAGGAATCTTCCGGTTTATGTTTGTAGATACAGAAATATTATTAAAACTATGATTTTCTAATAAACTTAATGATAATTAAATTCGTTGAAGGGGTCAAGCTAGTCCATTAGTTTATACACCTCAGTATGCATTAGATTTTGTTTTCTGCCACATGAATTTCTTTTTGCGACAACTTAGTCTATGTAAAATTTCAAATATTGGACCTTTGGCTAGTTATAGCTTGAAAAATTCTCATGTGTGTTCTAAAGATCGAGTAAATTAGTAAGTTATCTGGTTTATATCATTCATTATTTGATATGTTATTAatagaaaattatatttattacctttattttaaataaaactttaaaaagtGCTTTTAGGAAAACTACATCCATagtctaaaaattaaattcaaaacaaaaactaatacaTTCACATTGTTATTATGACATgtcaaatgataataataataacttaaacTCATGGTCCATGCATAATAAGACTTTTGAAAGCATTAGTCAACTAATTTCTAGAGATAATGGCCGGCATATTCCGTTCACTCATCATCACGTCCAGCTGCCATTTCATTTTGTTGATTTGATACTATGTTTAAACAAATTCCTTATCCTCACCTCTCTTGTGTAAGTAGGAAAATTGCTTTCAAACTAACTTTGATTGTTACAAGATGTTTAAATGAAGCTTTATAAGTACCCAAAATCTTGAATCTTGATAGTATTTCTTCTGGTAATTTAATAATAtgcttatttttttttgtctaactATATAGATTGATACCACATATTTTTATACTAGATATCCCATATAGAAGAATAGATATATATAAGAAATATTAAATtaagtaaagataagataaaataatcgTATGATCAGTATTATTATAAATCATAAATATAATAActtaagttattttatttaatatatcattcataattttatttatataatatctataattatatatgtattatatttaataatacacAATTATTTCAACCGtaacttaaaaatataaaataaaatattttaaattaacttttttatttcttttcaaatatatatatatatatatatatatatatatatatatatatatatatggttccatgttaaaaataaatttaaaaaaaataattttataacatagcATAAGAGTTtctatagtttaaaaatttaaaattggatttttgttgATAAAAAAGTTATCagcataatattaataaaaaaaatc
This genomic window contains:
- the LOC112790312 gene encoding pectinesterase, which produces MDKLFSLNCCIGYILIVYSLFACVHGKEQLSCNQTPYPNVCKHYVETATYTLSTQDEHVSSPSYSFHGMALKVTMDQAIRAHQLVSTMDPKNFKENKKAKMAWEDCLELYEDTIYQLNRSMKSKNLNDKLTWQSASIANHQTCQNGFIEFNLNSHLNFFPTMLSNFSKLLSNSLSITKAVSMLEAEQEVRGRRRLLLSSSSNHNKHGHGGFPEWLSVSDRRLLQAATPPKGDVVVAQDGSGNYKTITEGVAAAAKIGGGRRVVVHVKAGVYRENVDIKKTVKNIMIVGDGIDATVVTADGNAQDGSTTFRSATFGVSGDGFIARDITFENTAGPRKHQAVALRSGSDHSVFYRCSFKGYQDSLYAYAQRQFYRDCDVYGTVDFIFGDAACVLQNCNIYVRRPMGNQDITVTAQGRTDPNENTGIVIHNCRITAAGDMRSVQGSFKTFLGRPWQKYSRTVIMKSGLDGLINPAGWKPWSGSFALSTLYYGEYMNTGPGANTAGRVHWPGFHVISSPSEAVKFSVGDFLAGGSWIPGTGVPFDAGL